The Deltaproteobacteria bacterium nucleotide sequence CCTGGGCGAGCAGACCAAGTATGGCCAGAAGTACGAAGTGCATGGTAGCCTGAGCGGGCCGTCAGGAAAGCGAGCATCCGTCGTGACGGTCTGGATCATACGCTGGGGAGAAGAAGCACCAAGGTTCGTTACCGCATTCCCGGGAGGGAAGACATGAAACACCGGCTACTCGACACCGTCGTACTAGACCGCGACCTGCCCGAGCACGGTTTGTGCCGCGGCGACCTCGGCGCCGTCGTTGAAGTCTATGAACCGGACGGCGTCGAGGTCGAGTTCGTGCGAGCATCAGGAAATACGCAGGCGGTCGTCACCCTATCCGCAGACGATGTGCGGCCCGTCCGCGACTCCGATCAGATAGCCGTTCGCTGTGTGGAGCAGGCGGCGTGAGCCGAACCCGCCGCTCCAGGCGACGGCGAAGAGCACGCCGCGCCTGAGCGGCACTCCGTTAGCCTCCACCGTTGGCAGCTTCATCATGCTTGCGGGCTTCACGCCGTATCTGAGCAACGCGCTCGACGCCGATATTGTGTACCGCGGCGGCTGACGAGGCGTCATGCAAACCACCGCCGAACAACTCCAGTACTGGCTCGCCGAGCCAGAAGGCGTCCGCCTCGAGTTCAAGGAGGCGAAGCAGAACTACCACTTCGACAAGCTGGTCGAGTACTGCGTGGCCCTGGCCAA carries:
- a CDS encoding DUF4926 domain-containing protein, yielding MKHRLLDTVVLDRDLPEHGLCRGDLGAVVEVYEPDGVEVEFVRASGNTQAVVTLSADDVRPVRDSDQIAVRCVEQAA